CGGCGCCTCGAAGCTGGTTATCCTCACCGATGTTGAGGGTCTCTTCGCCAACTGGCCGGACCGCTCCTCGCTGATTTCCTCGCTTACCGCGTCGGAACTCCGCGAGCTGCTGCCGCGTCTGGAGTCAGGCATGATCCCGAAAATGGAGGCCTGCCTCAAAGCCGTTGAAGGCGGCGTCGAACGCGCACACATCGTGGACGGCAGGCTGGCGCATTCGATGCTGCTGGAGACCTTCACAACAGCGGGCATCGGCACACAGGTCGTCCCGGACGAGGAAAACAAATGAACCAGCTGGAAAAATCCCCCAAACTCAGCGAAATGGTCGGAACCGGCGGCTCCGGTACCGGAGCCGACTGGCTGGCCCGCTACTCCACCTCGCTGCTGGGTGTCTTCGGGACCCCGCAGAGGGTCCTGGTCCGTGGCGCCGGCTGCCTCGTCTGGGACGCGGACGGCAAGGAATACCTGGACCTGCTCGGCGGGATCGCGGTCAATGCCCTCGGCCACGCGCATCCTTTTGTCACATCGGTCGTCTCCAGCCAGCTCGCCACCCTGGGTCACGTCTCCAACTTCTTTACGAGTCCCACCCAGATCGCGCTGGCCGAAAAGCTGCTGGAGATCACCAGCGCGCCGGCCGGTTCCAAGGTGTTTTTCGCCAACTCCGGCACGGAGGCGGTCGAGGCCGCGTTTAAGCTGGCACGGCGCAATGTTGGTTCGGCAGCGACGCCGCGGACCAAAATCATCGCCCTTGAGGGCGCCTTCCACGGCCGGACCATGGGCGCGCTGGCGCTCACCGCAAAGGAGGCCTACCGGGCGCCGTTTGCGCCGCTGCCTGGCGGCGTTGTGCACATCCCCTTCGGTGACATCGACGCGCTCCTGGCCGCAGTGGACGACACCACCGCAGCAGTCTTCCTCGAACCGATCCAGGGCGAGGCCGGCGTCCGGCCGCTGCCCGCCGGCTACCTGCAGGCCGCGCGGGCGGCCACCCGTGCCGTCGGTGCC
This genomic window from Arthrobacter sp. EM1 contains:
- a CDS encoding acetylornithine transaminase → MNQLEKSPKLSEMVGTGGSGTGADWLARYSTSLLGVFGTPQRVLVRGAGCLVWDADGKEYLDLLGGIAVNALGHAHPFVTSVVSSQLATLGHVSNFFTSPTQIALAEKLLEITSAPAGSKVFFANSGTEAVEAAFKLARRNVGSAATPRTKIIALEGAFHGRTMGALALTAKEAYRAPFAPLPGGVVHIPFGDIDALLAAVDDTTAAVFLEPIQGEAGVRPLPAGYLQAARAATRAVGALLILDEVQTGIGRTGKWLASEDAGIMPDAVTLAKGLGGGFPIGALVTFGPETSALLSAGQHGTTFGGNPVATAAALATLHVLADQHVLDHVRNVGERLRAGLAGIDGVAAVRGEGLLIGFDLDADVAPTVVAAGLDAGFIVNSPGPHTIRLAPPLILTTEQADRFLAALPALLQTAKDAQ